The following proteins are encoded in a genomic region of Danio rerio strain Tuebingen ecotype United States chromosome 16, GRCz12tu, whole genome shotgun sequence:
- the ice1 gene encoding little elongation complex subunit 1 (The RefSeq protein has 11 substitutions compared to this genomic sequence), producing MMPGENQSNARGIASEATSGTCQNCTVLNQSLDEYVAALLTLKQKIVDTDHILTEYKEKCDELQKSQRESSTLHRQLDEVLLKLEPLEKQTVKYEQMKTELENTKAELELNQQRCKDVDRLKEKNAQIIILKEKLEESLRKAEDTLKGQDLENEKLKNGKQLLEEDLQKMQDSLRKYHQTSEEHESLKLENAKTLILKGNLENELLVLKELKCQQDKEVGALINEKRRLEEMLFTTQQNLNKLQKEFNKEKRSMSSQTDSEPTIDKDKVRMLLEELWHCVETSNKTQEKLLLTGEETTQLKRIPSQPRLNSPSERHIFHPSPGKASPETQSSILSMPKTPPRVSRPKESPQKLKKQNNVQQFNTQSRKRKVSSDVLEQVDTLTDDSKEMTCEGLLHGDYCMDLLALKEWFKPLPPVLSPVHSPSLELVNVNDNKPMSDTQQENESSNEKSKTLASLHEELELSDIGDKKSLLKEEEGTCSLLCPDTLTRSTVSVDNLDSEKTSESQNVEAEDMCEVTLGCVADSLSDHAKLAPEKSVEISLVNGDTGTAGELPLKNENGEKAHLEDAKVTDKFTNMLENSDPCQWNESKIVDTSSSEFSECKTQEQPIVSVASNVKRNSMGDMNCLKSKNIENKESKISVSLEINSAQDSSTQDVQNRLPDKAVQSEDISEDISSVTIKCKKSLDVRENGDLCSSKTSSDELSSKDEGIFGLMGEVSDQAWSEGRAHPKKLENLSEFEQCSTAKQMSKDEPQEFLSESKTQSNAERPLVVINSEQERSANQQESGETCKENSSESPRKTMQVNNTFNQEADEMSPVSQSQNASNLASDKHKEALEDSVLDCLEDTSTPCQGTLNPENSTYEKDANVSVVPNSNSKIHITPTKFLSLKKVRTEMGPPLPPVVMPLTSTPPRFGRHHTPLKPTSASSLSSDGQTSPDTIPPLPVVDSTLSDASEIGPSTPSSSCGVPSSPLQFGSATPKHAVPVPGRLPSSALSSSPPSASQENSMQMLDTMYPELSARARTLNILRGNVNLNQAANENGTSPSSVNQISGNKMISSASTAFTKTEQKPKRTGVNMLLPKSAKRLKLDNYLPAHAGADSPAEQVTGNQTVIETKSTQLHQGLPSNQKEQMTEKGPDKPNDENRQISDALDKLGMACFDVFPVVKSHIHLGRISQVPILIDAEKAVIADFCVNQSSAEKLMFAILTKLKTERSILSCQHIQALCRVYTGICRQIGDYQKAHAFAYNILKEDYPDASKLILFMITTWPNVFFYKTFLCKAIHTVAKLKSEEGILDCLTKYLHWEKSPPDNINELINCTLKALQEDKDLSFQKHDRHGYDLCPASWEYIYTLDLLCTHMKWKWTHDYVIGKELWPIMNTWVTQSRLQQSPVCDVSVAAVLRLIGRLGQLGMKQMLCRSVQNVAKAINLFGKHGIAEGVPKEVQLSAVYAIYDLAPCNPKDALEALASWRSETTLSVPAAVTSCITQIASLCRQIKS from the exons ATGATGCCAGGAGAGAACCAATCCAACGCCAGAGGAATCGCCTCTGAAGCAACTTCTGGCACCTGTCAAAACTGCACTGTTTTAAATCAG AGCTTAGATGAATATGTGGCTGCGTTGTTGACTCTTAAGCAGAAGATTGTCGACACAGA CCATATCTTGAGTGAATACAAAGAGAAGTGTGATG AGCTGCAGAAATCACAAAG AGAGAGCAGCACACTGCACAGACAGCTAGATGAGGTGCTGCTGAAACTTGAACCTTTGGAAAAACAGACTGTGAAGTATGAACAGATGAAGACAGAGCTGGAGAATACTAAG GCTGAATTGGAATTGAATCAGCAGAGATGTGAAGATGTGGACAGACTAAAAGAGGAAAATGCTCAGATAATTATTCT AAAAGAAAAACTTGAAGAATCCTTAAGAAAAGCTGAAG acACCTTAAAAGGACAAGATCTGGAGAATGAGAAGCTCAAAAATGGAAAGCAATTACTAGAGGAGGATCTACAGAAAATGCAG GATTCCCTCAGAAAATATCATCAGACTTCTGAGGAACATGAGAGTCTGAAGTTGGAGAATGCCAAAACCCTGATTTT GAAAGGAAACCTTGAAAACGAACTTTTGGTGTTGAAAG AGCTAAAATGTCAACAGGACAAAGAAGTTGGTGCTCTGATTAATGAGAAGAGAAGACTTGAAGAAATGCTGTTCACAACACAG CAAAATCTCAACAAACTTCAGAAGGAGTTTAATAAAG AAAAAAGGAGCATGTCTTCTCAGACAGATTCTGAGCCAACAATAGACAAAG ACAAAGTAAGAATGTTGCTGGAAGAGCTCTGGCATTGCGTAGAAACATCAAATAAAACGCAAGAGAAACTGTTTCTCACTG GAGAAGAGACCACACACTTGAAACGAATACCTTCTCAGCCACGACTAAACGGTCCTTCGGAAAGACATATTTTTCATCCATCTCCTGGGAAAGCCAGTCCAGAAACTCAATCTTCAATACTTTCCATGCCCAAAACACCCCCCAGAGTCAGTAGGCCTAAGGAATCGCCTCAGAAACTCAAAAAGCAGAATAATGTCCAACAGTTCAATACACAAAGTAGAAAGAGGAAAGTAAGTTCAGATGTACTTGAACAAGTGGACACTTTGACTGATGATTCAAAAGAAATGACTTGTGAAGGCCTGCTACATGGAGATTACTGTATGGATTTGCTGGCACTTAAAGAGTGGTTCAAACCTATGCCCCCAGTTTTATCACCCGTGCATAGCCCCTCTTTAGAGCTG GTCAATGTGAATGACAACAAACCAATGTCTGATACTCAACAGGAAAATGAATCAAGTAATGAAAAATCAAAAACACTGGCAAGCTTACATGAAGAATTGGAACTTTCAGATATTGGGGATAAGAAGTCATTGCTGAAAGAAGAGGAGGGCACATGTTCTCTGTTGTGTCCAGACACTCTTACAAGATCAACTGTATCTGTTGATAATTTAGACTCTGAAAAAACATCTGAGAGCCAAAACGTGGAGGCAGAGGATATGTGTGAAGTAACACTTGGCTGTGTAGCCGACAGTCTAAGTGACCATGCAAAGTTGGCTCCAGAAAAAAGTGTGGAAATTTCCTTAGTAAATGGTGACACAGGTACTGCGGGAGAGCTTCCACTGAAGAATGAAAATGGTGAAAAGGCACATTTGGAAGATGCAAAAGTCACTGATAAATTTACAAACATGTTGGAAAACTCTGATCCTTGTCAGTGGAATGAATCTAAAATTGTGGACACCAGTTCTAGTGAATTTTCAGAGTGCAAAACTCAGGAACAACCCATTGTTTCTGTCGCATCTAATGTCAAGAGGAATTCGATGGGTGACATGAACTGTCTTAAGTCAAAGAATATTGAGAATAAGGAGTCAAAGATCTCCGTATCACTAGAAATTAATTCAGCACAAGATTCATCAACACAAGATGTTCAGAACAGACTGCCTGACAAGGCTGTTCAATCTGAAGATATATCTGAGGATATTAGTTCAGTGACTATAAAATGTAAGAAAAGTTTGGATGTGCGAGAAAATGGAGATCTCTGTTCTTCAAAGACTTCAAGCGATGAATTGTCATCAAAAGATGAAGGAATCTTTGGTTTGATGGGAGAGGTTAGTGATCAGGCATGGTCTGAAGGAAGGGCTCACCCAAAAAAGTTGGAGAATTTATCTGAATTTGAGCAATGTTCCACTGCAAAGCAAATGTCCAAAGATGAGCCTCAGGAATTTCTTTCTGAGAGCAAAACACAGTCTAATGCTGAACGTCCATTAGTAGTTATAAATTCTGAGCAAGAAAGAAGTGCCAATCAGCAAGAAAGTGGCGAAACGTGTAAAGAAAATTCTTCAGAAAGCCCAAGAAAAACTATGCaagtgaacaatacatttaatcaGGAGGCAGATGAGATGTCACCTGTTTCCCAAAGCCAAAATGCCTCAAATTTGGCCAGTGATAAACATAAGGAAGCATTGGAAGATTCTGTACTTGATTGTCTTGAGGATACCAGTACACCATGTCAAGGTACTTTGAATCCAGAAAATTCTACCTATGAAAAGGACGCCAATGTTTCTGTTGTTCCAAATTCCAATAGCAAAATTCATATTACACCAACAAAATTTTTATCTCTTAAAAAAGTTCGAACAGAGATGGGTCCACCCCTACCCCCAGTTGTTATGCCACTTACTAGTACTCCTCCAAGATTTGGAAGACATCACACACCTTTAAAGCCTACTTCAGCATCAAGTTTGTCCTCAGATGGACAGACATCTCCTGATACGATTCTGCCCTTGCCTGTTGTTGATTCAACTCTTTCAGATGCCTCAGAAATAGGCCCGTCAACTCCATCGTCATCTTGTGGAGTTCCTTCATCACCACTACAGTTTGGATCAGCTACTCCAAAACATGCTGTTCCAGTCCCAGGAAGGCTTCCATCATCTGCATTATCTTCCTCCCCTCCCTCTGCTTCTCAGGAAAATTCAATGCAAATGTTGGATACTATGTATCCTGAACTCTCTGCACGAGCTCGCACTTTAAACATTCTCCGTGGTAATGTTAACCTAAACCAAGCTGCAAATGAGAATGGTACCTCCCCTTCATCTGTTAACCAGATATCAGGAAATAAAATGATTAGTTCTGCATCTACTGCTTTCACCAAAACAGAACAGAAGCCAAAAAGGACAGGTGTGAACATGCTTTTGCCAAAGAGCGCTAAAAGACTCAAACTCGACAACTATTTACCTGCTCATGCTGGTGCTGATTCTCCAGCAGAACAAGTGACAGGAAATCAAACGGTTATTGAAACAAAATCTACTCAATTACATCAAGGACTGCCGAGTAATCAAAAAGAACAGATGACTGAGAAGGGGCCAGACAAGCCAAATGATGAAAATCGTCAGATCTCAGATGCGCTGGACAAACTTGGAATGGCCTGTTTTGATGTTTTTCCAGTTGTCAAGAGTCATATACACCTTGGGAGAATATCTCAGGTTCCAATTTTGATTGATGCAGAAAAAGCTGTAATTGCTGATTTTTGTGTAAATCAG tctttagCAGAAAAGCTCATGTTTGCCATCTTGACTAAACTAAAAACCGAGAGGAGTATTCTGAGTTGTCAACATGTTCAAGCTCTGTGTAGAGTTTACACTGGGATATGTCGCCAGATAGGGGACTATCAGAAAGCTCATGCCTTTGCATACAACATTCTCAAAGAGG ATTATCCAGATGCCTCCAAGCTAATCTTGTTCATGATCACAACATGGCCAAATGTGTTTTTCTACGAGACCTTCTTGTGCAAAGCCATTCATACAGTGGCCAAGCTTAAATCGGAAGAAGGGATTTTGGATTGCCTTACTAAATATCTTCATTGGGAAAAG AGCCCTCCTGATAACATCAATGAGTTGATCAACTGCACACTAAAGGCGCTTCAAGAAGACAAAGATTTGTCTTTCCAAAAGCATGATCGCCATGGTTACGATCTTTGCCCAGCTTCATGGGAATACATATATACCTTGGATCTCCTGTGTACTCACATGAAGTGGAAATGGACACATGATTATGTCATTGG AAAAGAATTATGGCCCATCATGAATACTTGGGTGACACAATCAAGGCTTCAGCAATCCCCAGTCTGTGATGTTTCTGTAGCCGCTGTTCTGCGTTTGATTG GACGACTTGGTCAGTTGGGAATGAAACAGATGCTATGCAGATCAGTTCAAAACGTTGCTAAAGCTATAAACCTCTTTGGAAAACATGGGATTGCTGAAG GTGTTCCCAAGGAGGTGCAATTGTCTGCTGTCTATGCCATTTATGACCTGGCTCCCTGCAACCCCAAAGATGCCCTGGAGGCTTTGGCGTCCTGGAGAAGTGAAACCACACTGTCAGTACCAGCTGCTGTGACCAGCTGTATCACTCAGATTGCGTCCCTTTGTCGTCAGATTAAAtcctaa
- the ice1 gene encoding little elongation complex subunit 1 isoform X1: MMPGENQSNARGIASEATSGTCQNCTVLNQSLDEYVAALLTLKQKIVDTDHILSEYKEKCDDILFKAIESSTLHRQLDEVLLKLEPLEKQTVKYEQMKTELENTKAELELNQQRCEDVDRLKEENAQIIILKEKLEESLRKAEDTLKGQDLENEKLKNGKQLLEEDLQKMQDSLRKYHQTSEEHESLKLENAKTLILKGNLENELLVLKELKCQQDKEVGALINEKRRLEEMLFTTQQNLNKLQKEFNKEKRSMSSQTDSEPTIDKDKVRMLLEELWHCVETSNKTQEKLFLTGEETTHLKRIPSQPRLNGPSERHIFHPSPGKASPETQSSILSMPKTPPRVSRPKESPQKLKKQNNVQQFNTQSRKRKVSSDVLEQVDTLTDDSKEMTCEGLLHGDYCMDLLALKEWFKPMPPVLSPVHSPSLELVNVNDNKPMSDTQQENESSNEKSKTLASLHEELELSDIGDKKSLLKEEEGTCSLLCPDTLTRSTVSVDNLDSEKTSESQNVEAEDMCEVTLGCVADSLSDHAKLAPEKSVEISLVNGDTGTAGELPLKNENGEKAHLEDAKVTDKFTNMLENSDPCQWNESKIVDTSSSEFSECKTQEQPIVSVASNVKRNSMGDMNCLKSKNIENKESKISVSLEINSAQDSSTQDVQNRLPDKAVQSEDISEDISSVTIKCKKSLDVRENGDLCSSKTSSDELSSKDEGIFGLMGEVSDQAWSEGRAHPKKLENLSEFEQCSTAKQMSKDEPQEFLSESKTQSNAERPLVVINSEQERSANQQESGETCKENSSESPRKTMQVNNTFNQEADEMSPVSQSQNASNLASDKHKEALEDSVLDCLEDTSTPCQGTLNPENSTYEKDANVSVVPNSNSKIHITPTKFLSLKKVRTEMGPPLPPVVMPLTSTPPRFGRHHTPLKPTSASSLSSDGQTSPDTILPLPVVDSTLSDASEIGPSTPSSSCGVPSSPLQFGSATPKHAVPVPGRLPSSALSSSPPSASQENSMQMLDTMYPELSARARTLNILRGNVNLNQAANENGTSPSSVNQISGNKMISSASTAFTKTEQKPKRTGVNMLLPKSAKRLKLDNYLPAHAGADSPAEQVTGNQTVIETKSTQLHQGLPSNQKEQMTEKGPDKPNDENRQISDALDKLGMACFDVFPVVKSHIHLGRISQVPILIDAEKAVIADFCVNQSLAEKLMFAILTKLKTERSILSCQHVQALCRVYTGICRQIGDYQKAHAFAYNILKEDYPDASKLILFMITTWPNVFFYETFLCKAIHTVAKLKSEEGILDCLTKYLHWEKSPPDNINELINCTLKALQEDKDLSFQKHDRHGYDLCPASWEYIYTLDLLCTHMKWKWTHDYVIGKELWPIMNTWVTQSRLQQSPVCDVSVAAVLRLIGRLGQLGMKQMLCRSVQNVAKAINLFGKHGIAEGVPKEVQLSAVYAIYDLAPCNPKDALEALASWRSETTLSVPAAVTSCITQIASLCRQIKS, encoded by the exons ATGATGCCAGGAGAGAACCAATCCAACGCCAGAGGAATCGCCTCTGAAGCAACTTCTGGCACCTGTCAAAACTGCACTGTTTTAAATCAG AGCTTAGATGAATATGTGGCTGCGTTGTTGACTCTTAAGCAGAAGATTGTCGACACAGA CCATATCTTGAGTGAATACAAAGAGAAGTGTGATGATATCCTTTTTAAAGCTAT AGAGAGCAGCACACTGCACAGACAGCTAGATGAGGTGCTGCTGAAACTTGAACCTTTGGAAAAACAGACTGTGAAGTATGAACAGATGAAGACAGAGCTGGAGAATACTAAG GCTGAATTGGAATTGAATCAGCAGAGATGTGAAGATGTGGACAGACTAAAAGAGGAAAATGCTCAGATAATTATTCT AAAAGAAAAACTTGAAGAATCCTTAAGAAAAGCTGAAG acACCTTAAAAGGACAAGATCTGGAGAATGAGAAGCTCAAAAATGGAAAGCAATTACTAGAGGAGGATCTACAGAAAATGCAG GATTCCCTCAGAAAATATCATCAGACTTCTGAGGAACATGAGAGTCTGAAGTTGGAGAATGCCAAAACCCTGATTTT GAAAGGAAACCTTGAAAACGAACTTTTGGTGTTGAAAG AGCTAAAATGTCAACAGGACAAAGAAGTTGGTGCTCTGATTAATGAGAAGAGAAGACTTGAAGAAATGCTGTTCACAACACAG CAAAATCTCAACAAACTTCAGAAGGAGTTTAATAAAG AAAAAAGGAGCATGTCTTCTCAGACAGATTCTGAGCCAACAATAGACAAAG ACAAAGTAAGAATGTTGCTGGAAGAGCTCTGGCATTGCGTAGAAACATCAAATAAAACGCAAGAGAAACTGTTTCTCACTG GAGAAGAGACCACACACTTGAAACGAATACCTTCTCAGCCACGACTAAACGGTCCTTCGGAAAGACATATTTTTCATCCATCTCCTGGGAAAGCCAGTCCAGAAACTCAATCTTCAATACTTTCCATGCCCAAAACACCCCCCAGAGTCAGTAGGCCTAAGGAATCGCCTCAGAAACTCAAAAAGCAGAATAATGTCCAACAGTTCAATACACAAAGTAGAAAGAGGAAAGTAAGTTCAGATGTACTTGAACAAGTGGACACTTTGACTGATGATTCAAAAGAAATGACTTGTGAAGGCCTGCTACATGGAGATTACTGTATGGATTTGCTGGCACTTAAAGAGTGGTTCAAACCTATGCCCCCAGTTTTATCACCCGTGCATAGCCCCTCTTTAGAGCTG GTCAATGTGAATGACAACAAACCAATGTCTGATACTCAACAGGAAAATGAATCAAGTAATGAAAAATCAAAAACACTGGCAAGCTTACATGAAGAATTGGAACTTTCAGATATTGGGGATAAGAAGTCATTGCTGAAAGAAGAGGAGGGCACATGTTCTCTGTTGTGTCCAGACACTCTTACAAGATCAACTGTATCTGTTGATAATTTAGACTCTGAAAAAACATCTGAGAGCCAAAACGTGGAGGCAGAGGATATGTGTGAAGTAACACTTGGCTGTGTAGCCGACAGTCTAAGTGACCATGCAAAGTTGGCTCCAGAAAAAAGTGTGGAAATTTCCTTAGTAAATGGTGACACAGGTACTGCGGGAGAGCTTCCACTGAAGAATGAAAATGGTGAAAAGGCACATTTGGAAGATGCAAAAGTCACTGATAAATTTACAAACATGTTGGAAAACTCTGATCCTTGTCAGTGGAATGAATCTAAAATTGTGGACACCAGTTCTAGTGAATTTTCAGAGTGCAAAACTCAGGAACAACCCATTGTTTCTGTCGCATCTAATGTCAAGAGGAATTCGATGGGTGACATGAACTGTCTTAAGTCAAAGAATATTGAGAATAAGGAGTCAAAGATCTCCGTATCACTAGAAATTAATTCAGCACAAGATTCATCAACACAAGATGTTCAGAACAGACTGCCTGACAAGGCTGTTCAATCTGAAGATATATCTGAGGATATTAGTTCAGTGACTATAAAATGTAAGAAAAGTTTGGATGTGCGAGAAAATGGAGATCTCTGTTCTTCAAAGACTTCAAGCGATGAATTGTCATCAAAAGATGAAGGAATCTTTGGTTTGATGGGAGAGGTTAGTGATCAGGCATGGTCTGAAGGAAGGGCTCACCCAAAAAAGTTGGAGAATTTATCTGAATTTGAGCAATGTTCCACTGCAAAGCAAATGTCCAAAGATGAGCCTCAGGAATTTCTTTCTGAGAGCAAAACACAGTCTAATGCTGAACGTCCATTAGTAGTTATAAATTCTGAGCAAGAAAGAAGTGCCAATCAGCAAGAAAGTGGCGAAACGTGTAAAGAAAATTCTTCAGAAAGCCCAAGAAAAACTATGCaagtgaacaatacatttaatcaGGAGGCAGATGAGATGTCACCTGTTTCCCAAAGCCAAAATGCCTCAAATTTGGCCAGTGATAAACATAAGGAAGCATTGGAAGATTCTGTACTTGATTGTCTTGAGGATACCAGTACACCATGTCAAGGTACTTTGAATCCAGAAAATTCTACCTATGAAAAGGACGCCAATGTTTCTGTTGTTCCAAATTCCAATAGCAAAATTCATATTACACCAACAAAATTTTTATCTCTTAAAAAAGTTCGAACAGAGATGGGTCCACCCCTACCCCCAGTTGTTATGCCACTTACTAGTACTCCTCCAAGATTTGGAAGACATCACACACCTTTAAAGCCTACTTCAGCATCAAGTTTGTCCTCAGATGGACAGACATCTCCTGATACGATTCTGCCCTTGCCTGTTGTTGATTCAACTCTTTCAGATGCCTCAGAAATAGGCCCGTCAACTCCATCGTCATCTTGTGGAGTTCCTTCATCACCACTACAGTTTGGATCAGCTACTCCAAAACATGCTGTTCCAGTCCCAGGAAGGCTTCCATCATCTGCATTATCTTCCTCCCCTCCCTCTGCTTCTCAGGAAAATTCAATGCAAATGTTGGATACTATGTATCCTGAACTCTCTGCACGAGCTCGCACTTTAAACATTCTCCGTGGTAATGTTAACCTAAACCAAGCTGCAAATGAGAATGGTACCTCCCCTTCATCTGTTAACCAGATATCAGGAAATAAAATGATTAGTTCTGCATCTACTGCTTTCACCAAAACAGAACAGAAGCCAAAAAGGACAGGTGTGAACATGCTTTTGCCAAAGAGCGCTAAAAGACTCAAACTCGACAACTATTTACCTGCTCATGCTGGTGCTGATTCTCCAGCAGAACAAGTGACAGGAAATCAAACGGTTATTGAAACAAAATCTACTCAATTACATCAAGGACTGCCGAGTAATCAAAAAGAACAGATGACTGAGAAGGGGCCAGACAAGCCAAATGATGAAAATCGTCAGATCTCAGATGCGCTGGACAAACTTGGAATGGCCTGTTTTGATGTTTTTCCAGTTGTCAAGAGTCATATACACCTTGGGAGAATATCTCAGGTTCCAATTTTGATTGATGCAGAAAAAGCTGTAATTGCTGATTTTTGTGTAAATCAG tctttagCAGAAAAGCTCATGTTTGCCATCTTGACTAAACTAAAAACCGAGAGGAGTATTCTGAGTTGTCAACATGTTCAAGCTCTGTGTAGAGTTTACACTGGGATATGTCGCCAGATAGGGGACTATCAGAAAGCTCATGCCTTTGCATACAACATTCTCAAAGAGG ATTATCCAGATGCCTCCAAGCTAATCTTGTTCATGATCACAACATGGCCAAATGTGTTTTTCTACGAGACCTTCTTGTGCAAAGCCATTCATACAGTGGCCAAGCTTAAATCGGAAGAAGGGATTTTGGATTGCCTTACTAAATATCTTCATTGGGAAAAG AGCCCTCCTGATAACATCAATGAGTTGATCAACTGCACACTAAAGGCGCTTCAAGAAGACAAAGATTTGTCTTTCCAAAAGCATGATCGCCATGGTTACGATCTTTGCCCAGCTTCATGGGAATACATATATACCTTGGATCTCCTGTGTACTCACATGAAGTGGAAATGGACACATGATTATGTCATTGG AAAAGAATTATGGCCCATCATGAATACTTGGGTGACACAATCAAGGCTTCAGCAATCCCCAGTCTGTGATGTTTCTGTAGCCGCTGTTCTGCGTTTGATTG GACGACTTGGTCAGTTGGGAATGAAACAGATGCTATGCAGATCAGTTCAAAACGTTGCTAAAGCTATAAACCTCTTTGGAAAACATGGGATTGCTGAAG GTGTTCCCAAGGAGGTGCAATTGTCTGCTGTCTATGCCATTTATGACCTGGCTCCCTGCAACCCCAAAGATGCCCTGGAGGCTTTGGCGTCCTGGAGAAGTGAAACCACACTGTCAGTACCAGCTGCTGTGACCAGCTGTATCACTCAGATTGCGTCCCTTTGTCGTCAGATTAAAtcctaa